A genomic region of Bernardetia sp. ABR2-2B contains the following coding sequences:
- a CDS encoding choice-of-anchor Q domain-containing protein yields MNPIIQSAKLFSIKNSFYFILFSVLSVSLFSCEPKDEMISADTSNRISFSPDTVFFDTLYTGFESPVRRASIKNFNEEALNISRLYLQTGENSPFRLTINGVEQQEATDIFLRGNDSLRVFVNILPPTLNTDEITKLEDFLVVESNGNTERLPLVVWLQDGILLEDSVLDCQTVWSGQKPYIVKGSVLVEENCKLTIEAGVKVAFLTDAALLVAGSLEINGNMTENVELGSFRNDGSFENALGQWFGVLFGENSKNNRISYATIENATVGIRFGTPDNDTIPDLIIENTEIRNMADVGVFCLNSDVLIQNTLIHNCLNRTFSAGAGGNYYFYNNTFSNFGFNFFRDEPSFELSNTLAFVDTLGNQQIIRDNLRAYLINNIIWGSIDEELILFASPEASFQTFWNSNLVKTQLLDTSLPNILNENPKFVDAFNGKYGLDSLSPAIDTGLNIDLQIDLEGKVRGDQPDIGAFERE; encoded by the coding sequence ATGAATCCTATAATCCAATCAGCCAAACTATTTTCTATAAAAAATAGCTTTTATTTTATCCTCTTTAGTGTTTTATCAGTTTCTCTTTTTTCTTGTGAGCCAAAAGATGAAATGATTAGTGCAGATACAAGTAATAGAATTAGCTTTTCGCCTGATACTGTCTTTTTTGATACGCTTTATACTGGATTTGAGTCGCCTGTCAGACGTGCTAGTATCAAAAATTTTAATGAAGAAGCTCTAAATATTTCACGTCTTTATCTTCAAACTGGAGAAAATTCGCCTTTTCGTCTGACGATAAATGGAGTAGAACAGCAAGAAGCAACTGATATTTTTTTAAGAGGAAATGATAGTTTACGTGTTTTTGTAAATATTCTTCCTCCTACTTTGAATACTGATGAAATAACAAAATTAGAAGATTTTTTGGTGGTTGAAAGTAATGGAAACACGGAGCGATTGCCTTTGGTAGTTTGGTTACAAGACGGAATTTTATTGGAAGATTCTGTTTTGGATTGTCAGACGGTTTGGAGTGGGCAAAAACCATATATTGTTAAAGGAAGTGTTTTGGTAGAGGAAAATTGTAAACTGACAATAGAGGCAGGAGTAAAAGTAGCTTTTCTGACAGATGCAGCACTTTTGGTAGCAGGTTCGTTAGAAATTAATGGAAATATGACAGAAAATGTAGAGTTAGGAAGTTTTAGAAATGATGGAAGTTTTGAAAATGCCTTAGGACAATGGTTTGGCGTTTTGTTTGGAGAAAACAGCAAAAATAACAGAATCTCTTATGCTACTATCGAAAATGCTACCGTAGGAATCCGTTTCGGAACGCCTGATAATGATACAATTCCAGACTTGATTATTGAGAATACAGAAATTAGAAATATGGCTGATGTAGGTGTTTTTTGTCTAAACTCTGATGTTTTGATTCAAAATACACTTATTCATAATTGTTTGAACCGTACTTTTTCGGCTGGAGCAGGAGGAAATTATTATTTTTATAATAATACCTTTTCCAATTTTGGATTCAACTTTTTCAGAGATGAACCTTCTTTTGAGCTTTCAAATACTTTAGCATTTGTAGATACGTTAGGAAATCAGCAAATTATTAGAGACAATCTAAGAGCCTATTTAATAAATAATATTATTTGGGGAAGTATAGATGAAGAACTAATTTTGTTTGCTTCTCCAGAAGCTAGTTTTCAAACCTTTTGGAACTCTAATTTAGTCAAAACACAGCTTTTAGATACTTCATTACCAAATATTTTGAATGAAAATCCTAAGTTTGTAGATGCTTTTAATGGAAAGTATGGGTTAGATTCGCTTAGTCCAGCCATAGATACTGGTCTTAATATTGACTTACAGATAGATTTGGAAGGCAAAGTTAGGGGTGATCAGCCTGATATTGGTGCTTTTGAGAGGGAATAA
- the def gene encoding peptide deformylase, whose amino-acid sequence MVRPIYVYGHTVLRKKATDIKKEGSIDVKELSKDMFETMYSASGVGLAGPQIGLGKRIFVVDGGAMDEELDGFKKVFINAEILEEEGEEWTFEEGCLSIPQIRGEVSRKPKIRIKYFDENWEQHDETFDGIAARIIQHEYDHIEGVLFTDYLSPLRKQLLKGKLDKISKGKITADYRVTLPKK is encoded by the coding sequence ATGGTTCGTCCGATATACGTATATGGTCATACTGTGCTTCGTAAAAAAGCAACTGATATAAAAAAAGAGGGTTCTATTGATGTAAAAGAACTCTCAAAAGATATGTTCGAAACGATGTATTCGGCAAGTGGTGTAGGCTTGGCAGGTCCTCAAATTGGTCTTGGAAAACGCATTTTTGTTGTCGATGGTGGTGCAATGGACGAAGAACTAGACGGCTTCAAAAAAGTATTTATCAACGCTGAAATTTTGGAAGAAGAAGGCGAAGAATGGACTTTTGAAGAAGGTTGTTTGTCTATTCCACAGATAAGAGGCGAAGTTTCTCGCAAACCAAAAATTAGAATCAAATATTTTGATGAAAACTGGGAGCAGCACGATGAAACCTTTGATGGCATCGCTGCCCGAATCATTCAGCACGAATACGACCACATTGAAGGAGTGTTGTTTACTGATTATCTTTCTCCACTTCGAAAACAACTTTTGAAAGGAAAATTAGATAAAATTAGTAAAGGAAAAATAACTGCTGATTATAGAGTTACATTGCCTAAAAAGTAG